A portion of the Sulfuricurvum kujiense DSM 16994 genome contains these proteins:
- a CDS encoding globin — protein MLELKITDGVLGVRPPVTKPHPGFFFQVGEERFRKLVDDHYEKIRNSDIAFLFPVNDEEDFANAKKHAADFLIQICGGPDYFAQTRGEPRMVGRHAPFRIDEHGRRRWLEFYAELLPPLEAEGINPEYIQSFWDYLDIFSIWMINTPSH, from the coding sequence ATGCTTGAACTTAAAATTACCGACGGTGTTTTAGGCGTACGCCCTCCCGTCACCAAACCCCATCCGGGATTTTTCTTCCAAGTGGGAGAAGAACGGTTCCGTAAACTCGTCGATGATCACTACGAGAAGATCCGTAACAGCGATATCGCTTTTTTATTTCCCGTCAATGACGAAGAAGATTTCGCCAATGCTAAAAAGCATGCCGCCGATTTTCTGATTCAAATCTGCGGGGGACCGGACTATTTTGCCCAAACGCGCGGAGAGCCTCGTATGGTCGGGCGTCATGCCCCGTTCCGTATTGATGAGCACGGCCGCCGCCGATGGCTGGAGTTTTATGCCGAACTCCTCCCTCCGCTCGAAGCGGAGGGGATTAATCCCGAATATATCCAATCCTTTTGGGACTACCTCGACATATTTTCAATCTGGATGATCAATACCCCTTCGCATTAA
- a CDS encoding branched-chain amino acid transaminase, producing the protein MNEAKYIWMNGKLLPWHDAKIHVLSHTLHYGNGAIEGTKAYKTPKGYAIFRLNDHTKRLIESAKMTLINVPYTVEELNHAQIELLKANEFTGENVYLRPIVYLGYGVMGVYHKEAPVEVAVSAWEWGAYLGEEGMKKGIRLKISSFSRPNNKSNMGKAKAVANYLNSQMAKFEAVEAGYDEALLLDDEGYVAEASGASFFMIKDGEIITPPNDNSLASITQKTVIEMAEKMGYTVSRRRISREEIYIADEAFLTGTAAEITPVREVDARVLGAGGRGPITEKIQSSYFDIVYGRNPDYDHYLTYIN; encoded by the coding sequence ATGAATGAAGCCAAATATATTTGGATGAACGGTAAACTGCTCCCATGGCATGACGCGAAAATTCACGTCCTTTCCCATACACTGCACTACGGAAACGGTGCGATTGAAGGGACTAAAGCATACAAAACCCCGAAAGGGTATGCGATTTTTCGTCTGAACGACCATACCAAACGTCTGATCGAATCGGCAAAAATGACCTTGATCAATGTCCCGTACACCGTTGAAGAACTCAACCATGCTCAAATCGAGTTGTTAAAAGCCAACGAATTTACCGGCGAAAATGTCTATCTCCGTCCAATCGTTTATCTCGGATACGGTGTTATGGGTGTTTACCACAAAGAAGCACCGGTTGAAGTTGCCGTTTCCGCATGGGAATGGGGCGCCTATCTCGGCGAAGAGGGGATGAAAAAGGGAATCCGTCTTAAAATCTCATCGTTCAGCCGCCCGAATAACAAATCGAATATGGGTAAAGCCAAAGCGGTTGCCAACTATCTCAACAGCCAAATGGCAAAATTTGAAGCGGTTGAAGCGGGATACGACGAAGCACTGCTCCTTGATGATGAAGGATACGTAGCCGAAGCGAGCGGAGCTTCATTTTTCATGATAAAAGACGGAGAGATCATCACTCCGCCAAACGATAATTCGCTTGCGTCAATCACCCAAAAAACGGTTATCGAAATGGCAGAAAAAATGGGTTACACCGTCTCCCGCCGACGCATCAGCCGCGAAGAAATCTACATCGCCGATGAAGCATTCCTTACCGGAACTGCAGCTGAAATCACCCCTGTCCGCGAAGTTGACGCGCGTGTTTTAGGAGCCGGCGGACGCGGGCCGATCACGGAGAAAATCCAAAGCAGCTATTTTGATATCGTCTACGGACGCAATCCGGATTACGACCACTACCTAACGTATATAAATTAA
- a CDS encoding prohibitin family protein: MASDMNDYFNKKKNEANRGGGFQSPKPPKMDFNLSGQKAGMLWIIGGILLLLVLAKPFIIITEGERGILSTNGKYEERALLPGLHFLIPFIQKVYLVDTKVRIINYADKIDRASTAGDGIVLKPAITVLDKRGLPVTIELTVQYRLNPQVAAQTISNWGFSWEDKIIDPVARDIVRNVVGQYEAENLPIMRNAIAQKIEVGIRNTVEGQKNAPAQLESIQLREIGLPQKVKDQIERVQVAKQEVERAQQDVERAKQEAFKKETEAQGTANAITIQAEAQAKANRLIGSSLTPGLLKLEQIQVQGKFNEALKENKDAKIFLTPGGSTPNIWLDTKTGDGQKISSTK; this comes from the coding sequence ATGGCTAGTGACATGAACGACTATTTTAATAAGAAAAAAAATGAGGCAAACCGAGGGGGCGGATTTCAGTCTCCGAAACCGCCAAAAATGGACTTTAACCTAAGCGGGCAAAAAGCCGGAATGTTATGGATCATCGGCGGAATCCTTTTGCTCCTTGTTTTAGCGAAGCCGTTCATCATTATCACCGAGGGGGAACGCGGTATTCTTTCGACGAACGGGAAATACGAAGAACGGGCTTTATTGCCGGGACTTCATTTTCTTATTCCGTTTATCCAAAAAGTCTATCTCGTCGATACCAAAGTGCGTATCATCAACTATGCCGATAAAATCGATCGTGCTTCGACAGCGGGGGATGGCATCGTCCTCAAACCGGCTATTACCGTTTTGGACAAACGGGGGCTTCCCGTCACTATTGAATTAACGGTTCAGTACCGTCTTAATCCGCAAGTGGCTGCACAAACGATCTCAAACTGGGGATTTAGCTGGGAAGACAAAATCATCGATCCGGTAGCCCGTGATATCGTCCGAAATGTCGTCGGTCAATATGAAGCGGAAAATTTGCCGATTATGCGCAATGCCATTGCCCAAAAAATCGAAGTCGGAATCCGCAATACCGTAGAGGGGCAGAAAAATGCTCCTGCCCAGCTTGAGTCGATCCAGCTCCGTGAAATCGGGCTTCCTCAAAAAGTAAAAGATCAGATTGAACGTGTCCAAGTAGCTAAACAAGAGGTCGAACGAGCTCAACAAGATGTAGAACGGGCAAAACAAGAAGCATTCAAAAAAGAGACGGAAGCGCAAGGAACCGCAAATGCGATCACTATCCAAGCCGAAGCTCAAGCCAAAGCCAACCGACTGATCGGTTCTTCCCTTACTCCGGGACTGTTAAAGCTGGAGCAAATCCAAGTGCAAGGCAAATTCAATGAAGCACTGAAAGAAAATAAAGACGCCAAAATTTTCCTGACACCGGGGGGTT